The Oryza glaberrima chromosome 9, OglaRS2, whole genome shotgun sequence genome includes a window with the following:
- the LOC127784142 gene encoding uncharacterized protein LOC127784142, whose protein sequence is MRRGASQAQQRKDAEAAEQLDRLMREASSPRKEAREALLLDRSRRHDEAIARVDELAAKHPESAAVAHLAGLLHYHATSRAMAAKDRQGVEAHCNTARDFYIKAKRLAPNCVEIAVRLALARLRCFNDGEAEPEIERALAIPFPTDPAENNVAYDNALGTTSSRDRVEKARRVALARRPEILSYVRNRSIPGDVRAVLDYADSDGVAKAVKPAKEVALRYPYSARAHLIYAYIRLKFAQGMAPGIDNRTFLSRILADLDKVASQFKTSLVLAMFRAKLSFLLGMYIPMTVECIRASTMEWPADPWDDDVPVKSVLGEKPEDRVASIRKEFGRLQKKLDVVAIDHMQSLTIEERDSVLSVGLNSMLQHYTNEKIDEATKIVSEALSFVQKSGSWRYWICPYCVGKKIPNTDALLQHMRNKHPEGSVWPKLLSVLDPNLISDTSRGDHFSDDMTVYKDSEEQYVFHFKRILPPAVTDQRPFSEIRENKCTEGIKILEKIKLKLKNAPADILSTEFNEACAEIRDLWHDFLEISVLDFRVVILPHVMVFIWERFLQRMSEKAASESVNAADIGVVFPYVDTPDIDEILPNVDDALDNSAADNDAICPNVPDASDSDAANIDEILPNVDDALDNNSADNDAICPNVPDAPDSYAANIDEILPNVDDALDNNSADNDAICPNVPDASDSNAANIDAIHPNVVDASSSNASNTDAVCHGIDDAQGRDAAVCPNVDDAPENNADDMDAVIPDTADAPENNADDIDAVIPNTADAPENNTDDMDAVIPNIADAPENNADDMDAVIPNTADAPDRNSDIKDGSNLSQANKVQEDEANQKPENTTLSCSDGTSTDVIDKQSDAHVKDEDYGATVNENKSNSPTEMVEYGNELDATPGNTEADLKCDSLKRTSLPSLSGQIYSAANTASHLLGKFDHSTEEIASISCYQKSIDDLKKNNADEDLYFLNVIIQLLWNLRHFRNEFLRGRSTFDIVHEDLCIAEKLYRIFSAWEKNEHSKTVLLLTDVKTTLCGIVNDSNMFQTLQAGRNFASEIMAIILRSLDKFENSVCVGSMRIVLDAPCRHCVWYTLGLFGTRLKQLMSCRCGEWFGEEYILLFHKLDASSPHSTKINCFDELPMLMDYQSDWERRCNNCSGSVKQIGCFLSKGPHFFTIVMKDWLGSDGSQAILSEALFGIGSPLDITLLYKGVTLPHIGGHSATKYRLASVICYVEHGYVCFARDQDDKWLKYDTTTVKTVDTWGELLELYREINIQPEVLVYEVIK, encoded by the exons ATGCGCAGAGGAGCATCCCAAGCGCAGCAGCGCAAGGACGCCGAGGCTGCGGAGCAGCTGGATCGCCTTATGCGGGAGGCGAGCAGCCCGCGCAAGGAGGCCAGGGAGGCGTTGCTGCTGGATCGCTCGCGCCGCCACGACGAGGCGATCGCCCGCGTCGACGAGCTCGCTGCCAAGCACCCGGAGTCCGCGGCCGTGGCACACCTCGCCGGGCTCCTCCACTACCACGCCACCtcccgcgccatggccgccaagGACAGGCAGGGTGTCGAGGCGCACTGCAACACCGCGCGCGACTTCTACATCAAGGCCAAGCGGCTCGCCCCCAACTGCGTCGAGATCGCCGTCCGCCTGGCGCTAGCGCGGCTCCGATGCTTCAATGACGGCGAGGCGGAGCCCGAGATCGAACGCGCCTTGGCCATCCCCTTCCCCACCGACCCCGCGGAGAACAACGTCGCGTACGACAACGCCCTGGGCACCACCAGCTCCAGGGACAGGGTGGAGAAGGCGAGGAGGGTGGCCCTCGCTCGCCGCCCCGAGATTCTGTCCTACGTGCGCAACAGGTCCATTCCCGGCGATGTCCGCGCCGTGCTCGACTACGCCGACAGCGATGGCGTGGCCAAGGCGGTGAAGCCAGCGAAGGAGGTCGCCCTGCGCTACCCCTACTCGGCGCGCGCGCACCTCATCTACGCGTACATCCGCCTCAAGTTCGCTCAAGGCATGGCCCCGGGCATCGACAACCGGACGTTTCTGAGTCGCATCCTCGCCGATTTGGACAAGGTGGCAAGTCAGTTCAAGACCTCGCTTGTGCTCGCCATGTTCCGCGCCAAGCTCTCGTTTCTCCTGGGCATGTATATTCCTATGACAGTTGAGTGCATCCGGGCGAGCACCATGGAGTGGCCTGCTGATCCGTGGGATGATGACGTACCTGTTAAATCTGTGCTCGGAGAGAAACCTGAAGATAGGGTGGCTTCTATCCGCAAAGAGTTTGGACGTTTACAAAAGAAGCTTGACGTGGTGGCCATAGATCACATGCAATCCTTAACAATCGAAGAGCGGGACAGTGTTCTATCAGTGGGACTCAATTCGATGCTTCAACACTACACTAATGAAAAAATTGACGAGGCTACAAAGATCGTGTCTGAGGCACTCAGCTTTGTCCAGAAAAGCGGGTCATGGAGGTATTGGATTTGCCCCTATTGTGTTGGCAAGAAGATCCCGAACACTGATGCGCTCTTGCAACACATGCGCAACAAGCACCCGGAAGGGAGTGTCTGGCCGAAGCTGCTGTCTGTTTTAGATCCAAACTTGATTTCCGATACATCTCGGGGTGATCATTTCTCGGATGACATGACTGTCTATAAAGATTCAGAGGAGCAATATGTCTTCCATTTCAAAAGGATTCTGCCACCTGCCGTAACTGATCAAAGGCCATTTTCTGAAATACGAGAGAACAAATGCACAGAAGGAATTAAAATCCTTGAGAAGATCAAGCTAAAGCTGAAGAATGCCCCCGCAGACATTTTAAGCACCGAG TTTAATGAGGCTTGTGCTGAAATCCGGGACTTGTGGCATGATTTCCTTGAAATCTCTGTTCTGGATTTTCGTGTAGTTATCTTACCCCATGTGATGGTTTTCATATGG GAACGGTTTCTGCAACGCATGAGTGAAAAGGCTGCCAGTGAGAGTGTTAATGCTGCTGATATTGGTGTTGTATTTCCTTATGTTGATACTCCTGATATTGATGAAATACTTCCTAATGTCGATGATGCCCTTGACAACAGTGCTGCTGACAATGATGCAATATGTCCCAATGTTCCTGATGCATCTGACAGCGATGCTGCTAATATTGATGAAATACTTCCTAATGTCGATGATGCCCTTGACAACAATTCTGCTGACAATGATGCAATATGTCCCAATGTTCCTGATGCACCTGACAGCTATGCTGCTAATATTGATGAAATACTTCCTAATGTCGATGATGCCCTTGACAACAATTCTGCCGACAATGATGCAATATGTCCCAATGTTCCTGATGCATCTGACAGCAATGCTGCTAATATTGATGCAATACATCCTAATGTTGTTGATGCCTCCAGTAGCAATGCTTCTAATACTGATGCAGTATGTCATGGCATTGATGATGCCCAGGGCAGAGATGCTGCAGTATGTCCTAATGTTGACGATGCCCCTGAAAACAATGCTGATGATATGGATGCAGTAATTCCTGACACTGCCGATGCCCCTGAAAACAATGCTGATGATATAGATGCAGTAATTCCTAACACTGCCGATGCCCCTGAAAACAATACCGATGATATGGATGCAGTAATTCCTAACATTGCCGATGCTCCTGAAAACAATGCTGATGATATGGATGCAGTAATTCCTAACACTGCCGATGCCCCTGACAGAAATTCTGATATCAAAGATGGCTCCAATCTCTCCCAGGCAAACAAGGTCCAGGAAGATGAAGCCAACCAAAAACCAGAGAACACTACG CTGTCATGCTCAGACGGCACATCAACAGATGTAATTGATAAACAAAG TGACGCACATGTTAAAGATGAGGACTATGGTGCCACAGTAAATGAAAATAAGTCAAATTCACCAACTGAAATGGTGGAATATGGAAACGAGCTGGATGCAACACCAGGTAATACGGAGGCAGATCTAAAATGTGACAGCCTGAAAAGAACTTCTCTACCCAGTTTAAGTGGCCAAATTTACAGTGCAGCAAACACTGCTTCACACTTGTTAG GAAAATTTGACCACTCTACTGAGGAAATTGCAAGCATTTCCTGCTACCAAAAAAGCATTGATGATCTCAAAAAGAACAATGCTGATGAAGATCTGTATTTCTTGAATGTGATAATACAG TTACTGTGGAATTTGAGGCACTTCCGGAATGAATTTCTAAGGGGGCGATCTACCTTTGACATAGTGCATGAGGACCTCTGCATTGCTGAAAAATTATATAGGATCTTCTCTGCATGGGAGAAAAATGAACATTCTAAGACGGTTCTTTTGCTAACTGATGTGAAGACCACTTTGTGTGGAATCGTAAATGATAGCAATATGTTTCAAACG TTGCAGGCTGGAAGAAATTTTGCATCTGAAATAATGGCTATTATTCTTCGGAGTCTGGATAAGTTTGAGAATTCTGTGTGCGTTGGTTCAATGAGAATTGTATTAGATGCACCCTGCAGACATTGTGTATGGTACACACTTGGTCTTTTTGGGACAAGATTGAAGCAACTTATGAGCTGCAGATGTGGAGAGTGGTTTGGGGAAGAATATATTTTGCTTTTCCATAAACTTGACGCAAGTTCACCTCATAGCACAAAG ATCAATTGCTTTGATGAGCTTCCAATGTTAATGGATTATCAGTCCGATTGGGAGAGAAGATGCAATAACTGTTCTGGGAGTGTCAAGCAAATTGGTTGTTTTCTTTCAAAGGGACCACACTTCTTCACAATAG TTATGAAGGATTGGCTGGGTAGCGATGGAAGCCAGGCTATCTTGTCTGAAGCATTGTTTGGCATTGGGTCTCCCCTTGACATTACACTTCTCTACAAAGGTGTTACACTTCCTCACATAGGTGGTCACTCTGCAACGAAGTACCGTCTTGCCTCAGTG ATTTGCTACGTTGAGCATGGTTATGTCTGCTTTGCTCGTGACCAGGACGACAAGTGGCTCAAGTATGACACTACGACGGTCAAG ACAGTAGATACCTGGGGAGAGCTACTAGAACTTTACAGGGAGATCAACATCCAACCTGAAGTCCTTGTCTATGAGGTCATCAAGTAG
- the LOC127783902 gene encoding chitin elicitor-binding protein yields MTAAMAPPQLVSVLVALLCVAAASPAGVGAARFVCNATAPRASTCQALVAYAPPNATTLAAVRALFQLRSHRALLASNGLPLSTPPSAPAPSPLRVRLPCLCSGGAGATFQRPTYRIRAGDTLDAIARGVFAGLVTYQDIAAANNVSDPNKIAVGQELWIPVPCSCDPVAGQPVVHYTYVVPPGASVAAIAQDFATTEATVLALNRMPDAKSLLAGQVLDVPLRACSSAISSTAIDRNLLVPNGSYILTANNCIMCGCSSYTWQLDCQPTQGISSSFCPASKCGDMFLGNTTTSPTSSCESTACSYAGYTNSTSFTILANLTTSSTCNAAAMSPMAQQAHSSAFRLASTWLRWTELIVCLHVIFLCVSFLNHV; encoded by the exons ATGACAGCAGcaatggcgccgccgcagctcgtgtCCGTGCTGGTGGCGCTCCtctgcgtggcggcggcgtcgccggcgggggtgggggcggcGCGGTTCGTGTGCAACGCGACGGCGCCGCGGGCGTCCACGTGCCAGGCGCTGGTGGCGTACGCGCCGCCCAACGCCACCACGCTCGCCGCGGTGCGGGCGCTCTTCCAGCTCCGGTCCCACCGCGCGCTGCTGGCTTCCAACGGCCTGCCGCTCTCCacgccgccctccgcgccggcgccctcgccgctccgcgtccgcctcccctgcctctgctccggcggcgccggcgccaccttCCAGCGCCCCACCTACCGCATCCGCGCCGGCGACACCCTCGACGCCATCGCCAGGGGTGTCTTCGCCGGCCTCGTCACCTACCaggacatcgccgccgccaacaacGTCTCCGACCCCAACAAGATCGCCGTCGGCCAGGAGCTCTGGATCCCCGTGCCCTGCAGCTGCGACCCCGTCGCCGGCCAGCCCGTCGTCCACTACACCTACGTCGTGCCGCCGGGGGCCTCCGTGGCCGCCATTGCTCAGGACTTCGCCACCACGGAGGCCACCGTCCTCGCCTTGAACCGGATGCCCGACGCCAAGAGCCTTCTCGCCGGCCAGGTTCTTGATGTGCCGCTCCGAG CCTGCTCCTCTGCCATTAGCAGTACAGCTATAGACCGCAACCTCCTTGTTCCCAATGGAAGTTACATTCTGACTGCCAACAACTGCATCATGTGTGGCTGCAGCTCCTACACTTGGCA GCTGGATTGTCAACCAACACAAGGAATAAGCTCATCGTTCTGCCCAGCTTCAAAATGTGGAGATATGTTCCTCGGGAACACGACCACATCGCCGACATCATCTTGCGAAAGCACGGCGTGCTCGTATGCAGGGTACACCAATAGCACATCTTTCACCATCCTTGCCAATCTTACCACCAGTTCTACATGCAATG CTGCTGCGATGTCTCCAATGGCGCAGCAGGCTCACTCATCGGCGTTCAGGCTGGCATCAACGTGGTTGAGATGGACTGAGCTGATCGTTTGTCttcatgtcattttcttgtGTGTAAGCTTCCTCAATCATGTTTGA